Proteins from a single region of Betaproteobacteria bacterium:
- a CDS encoding ABC transporter permease subunit has translation MLRHLTVRREALFAMLGLAIAWQIASLFFPPYLFPPLPAIGAALAKIFGSWELVGNAGATALRILAGLAGAFLFGTLFAVAMAKSRKANDYLFPILHFNQGIPALSWVVISIIWFKTIEFRIWFIIVATTVPAFTFQVLDAYRSISKDLHEMALSFRPSRYDMFRTVVLPTVVPGILTAWKVNIGNGSRVVVVAELVGATGGVGYQLLQMQQLFDLAGALAWTLLLVLFVLGTQQIITLIENRLLRYRAQSERGL, from the coding sequence ATGCTGCGGCACCTGACCGTGCGCCGTGAGGCGCTGTTCGCCATGCTGGGCCTCGCGATCGCCTGGCAGATCGCTTCGCTGTTCTTTCCCCCTTACCTGTTCCCGCCGCTGCCGGCGATCGGCGCCGCGCTCGCCAAGATCTTCGGCTCGTGGGAACTGGTCGGCAATGCAGGCGCGACGGCGCTGCGCATTCTTGCGGGTCTCGCCGGTGCGTTCCTGTTCGGCACCCTGTTCGCCGTGGCGATGGCGAAGTCGCGCAAAGCCAACGACTATCTTTTCCCCATCCTGCATTTCAACCAGGGGATCCCGGCGCTGTCCTGGGTCGTGATTTCGATCATCTGGTTCAAGACGATCGAATTCCGCATCTGGTTCATCATCGTGGCCACCACGGTTCCAGCCTTCACCTTCCAGGTGCTCGACGCATATCGCTCGATCTCGAAGGATCTGCACGAAATGGCGCTGTCCTTCCGGCCAAGCCGTTACGACATGTTCCGCACCGTCGTGCTGCCCACCGTAGTGCCCGGCATCCTGACCGCCTGGAAGGTGAACATCGGCAACGGGTCGCGCGTCGTGGTGGTCGCCGAACTGGTCGGCGCGACCGGTGGCGTGGGCTATCAGCTGCTGCAGATGCAACAACTGTTCGACTTGGCCGGGGCGCTCGCCTGGACGCTGCTGCTGGTGCTCTTCGTGCTCGGCACGCAGCAAATCATCACGCTGATCGAGAACCGGCTGCTGCGCTACCGCGCGCAGTCCGAGCGCGGATTGTGA
- a CDS encoding ATP-binding cassette domain-containing protein translates to MTEPIIRFDNVCKRFTDKAGRELPAYAVKDLSFEVASGEVIAVVGRTGCGKSTMFNLLTGLLEPTSGGVRVYERDPFHDFDWFRGKIAVVFQSDRLLPWRTALHNVSYGLELNHREERERLAVARDWLRRLGLEGYEDAYPHALSGGMRQRVSIARAFAVNAEILLCDEPFSALDELTGAKLRAEFVRLVRENRKTSIFITHSIDEALTLGERILVFQPPAFIALEACPGEATTEAARAAMKDAILTAMTAGAPDTVAS, encoded by the coding sequence ATGACCGAACCGATCATCCGCTTCGACAACGTCTGCAAGCGCTTTACCGACAAGGCCGGCCGCGAGCTGCCCGCCTACGCCGTCAAGGACCTGTCGTTCGAGGTCGCGTCGGGAGAAGTGATCGCGGTCGTCGGACGCACCGGCTGCGGCAAGTCGACCATGTTCAACCTCCTCACCGGGCTGCTCGAGCCCACCTCCGGCGGCGTTCGCGTGTACGAGCGCGATCCCTTCCACGACTTCGACTGGTTCCGCGGCAAGATCGCGGTCGTATTCCAGTCCGACCGCCTGCTTCCCTGGCGCACGGCACTGCATAACGTCTCCTACGGGCTCGAGCTCAACCATCGAGAAGAACGCGAGCGGCTCGCCGTCGCGCGCGACTGGCTGCGCCGCCTCGGGCTCGAAGGCTACGAGGATGCCTATCCGCATGCGCTCTCGGGCGGCATGCGCCAGCGGGTATCCATCGCACGCGCATTCGCGGTCAATGCGGAGATCCTGCTTTGCGACGAACCCTTCTCCGCGCTCGACGAGCTGACGGGCGCGAAGCTGCGCGCCGAGTTCGTGCGCCTGGTGCGCGAGAACCGCAAGACCAGCATCTTCATCACCCATTCGATCGACGAGGCCTTGACGCTCGGCGAGCGCATCCTCGTGTTCCAGCCGCCTGCGTTCATCGCCCTGGAAGCATGTCCTGGCGAAGCCACGACCGAGGCGGCGCGCGCTGCAATGAAAGACGCCATCCTGACCGCGATGACCGCCGGGGCCCCGGATACCGTCGCCTCGTGA
- a CDS encoding gamma-glutamylcyclotransferase, with product MSRYKLTRESILDGSLRAASQALLGVNARYLSDEERARQIEQALVSAPDPDAIWVFGYGSLMWNPAFHFAERRTARIHGYHRQFCLWARAGRGSPERPGLMLGIEPGGSCNGVIYRIAPGLVKSELDVLWRREMNSAAYRPEWVAARTRERTVHAITFAVNRSHERYIGDLDLVSTARYLAQGAGPLGLCCDYLFETVTHLRELGVRDRHLEVLEAHVRMHCGRGEAAVQAAGERSCA from the coding sequence ATGTCCCGCTACAAGCTAACTCGCGAGAGCATTCTCGACGGCAGTCTGCGCGCCGCCTCCCAGGCGTTGCTGGGGGTCAACGCGCGCTACCTGAGCGACGAGGAACGCGCACGCCAGATCGAGCAGGCGCTCGTCTCGGCACCTGATCCCGATGCCATCTGGGTATTCGGTTACGGGTCGCTCATGTGGAACCCGGCATTCCACTTCGCCGAGCGCAGAACCGCCCGCATCCACGGCTATCACCGCCAGTTCTGTCTTTGGGCGCGCGCCGGGCGCGGCAGCCCCGAGCGGCCCGGTCTCATGCTCGGCATCGAACCGGGCGGAAGCTGCAACGGCGTGATCTACCGGATTGCGCCTGGGCTGGTGAAAAGCGAGCTGGATGTGCTGTGGCGGCGCGAGATGAACTCGGCTGCCTATCGGCCCGAATGGGTCGCCGCGCGCACTCGCGAGCGGACGGTGCACGCCATCACGTTCGCTGTGAACCGGTCGCACGAACGCTATATCGGAGATCTCGACCTGGTCTCGACCGCGCGCTACCTGGCGCAAGGCGCCGGCCCCCTGGGGCTGTGCTGCGACTATCTGTTCGAAACCGTTACGCACCTGCGCGAACTGGGCGTGCGCGATCGGCACCTGGAAGTTCTGGAAGCGCACGTCCGGATGCATTGCGGGCGTGGTGAAGCGGCGGTGCAAGCGGCGGGCGAACGGTCTTGCGCATGA
- a CDS encoding SMP-30/gluconolactonase/LRE family protein: MPAMPAFGDVTEPLAAEAIACGCNPGQGAIGGDPVCARFLAIDRWALYSPHSVHGGSAMPAINYLPDILETPEAQQLATGFIFTEGPLWHPDGFYYFVDIRTNSLYRLTPGKSAELVTKTQGGNGTTFDLQGRLVICEGEGRRVSRLGADGKLEPIVERFQGGRFNRPNDVVCRSDGSLFFTDPDKRVAYGEREIPPPAGVDNLWDGARVYRISPAGEPSVVAHCEYPNGLAFSPDERTLYVANTRSTKYLHAIDVDAEGKMTGRRIFADMNLGSQPGIPDGMKVDSQGNVYCTGPGGIWVISPRGERIGTIAFPEQAVNFTFGGDDLRTLFCCAHTSVYTLRVRIPGNPHPWYRLRKR, encoded by the coding sequence ATGCCTGCGATGCCGGCATTCGGCGATGTAACCGAGCCGCTCGCCGCAGAAGCGATCGCCTGCGGTTGCAATCCTGGTCAAGGGGCGATCGGCGGCGACCCGGTCTGCGCGCGTTTCCTTGCGATCGACCGATGGGCGCTTTACAGTCCCCATTCGGTCCACGGAGGAAGCGCCATGCCCGCAATCAACTATCTGCCCGATATTCTCGAAACCCCCGAGGCGCAACAGCTCGCCACCGGCTTCATATTCACGGAAGGCCCGCTGTGGCATCCCGACGGTTTCTACTATTTTGTCGACATCCGCACCAACAGTCTCTACCGCCTCACGCCGGGCAAGTCGGCCGAGCTCGTGACCAAGACCCAGGGCGGCAACGGCACGACGTTCGACTTGCAAGGGCGCCTGGTCATCTGCGAAGGCGAGGGCCGCCGGGTCTCGCGCCTGGGTGCCGATGGCAAACTCGAGCCGATCGTCGAGCGCTTTCAGGGCGGGCGCTTCAATCGTCCCAATGATGTGGTATGCCGTTCCGACGGCAGCCTCTTCTTCACCGACCCGGACAAGCGGGTCGCCTATGGCGAACGCGAGATCCCGCCGCCGGCGGGCGTCGACAACCTGTGGGACGGCGCCCGCGTGTACCGCATCTCGCCCGCCGGCGAGCCGAGCGTCGTCGCCCATTGCGAGTATCCGAACGGCCTCGCGTTCTCGCCCGACGAGCGTACCCTGTATGTTGCCAACACCCGCTCGACCAAGTATTTGCACGCGATCGATGTCGATGCGGAAGGCAAGATGACGGGGCGGCGCATCTTCGCCGACATGAACCTCGGCTCGCAGCCGGGCATTCCGGACGGGATGAAGGTCGACAGCCAGGGCAACGTCTACTGCACCGGGCCCGGCGGGATCTGGGTGATCTCCCCGCGCGGAGAGCGCATCGGCACCATCGCCTTTCCCGAACAAGCGGTCAATTTCACGTTCGGCGGCGACGACTTGCGAACGCTCTTCTGCTGCGCGCACACGTCGGTCTACACCCTGCGCGTCCGGATTCCCGGCAACCCGCATCCCTGGTACCGGCTGCGTAAACGCTGA